One genomic window of Paramormyrops kingsleyae isolate MSU_618 chromosome 22, PKINGS_0.4, whole genome shotgun sequence includes the following:
- the adap2 gene encoding arf-GAP with dual PH domain-containing protein 2 isoform X2 encodes MSIQDRNKKILMDLVQLPGNNTCADCGAPDPDWASCSLGVFVCLDCSGFHRSLTSMNRVKSIRLDFWDDEMVKFMKTNGNEAAKIFYERDVPPFYYRPQQKDSAVLRDQWIKAKYERQEFTGDNRHRQEIYSSGFYEGRLWKKAKDNGQFLKRKFTLSDSDFTLKYYTKDDLPRAIISIKSLNATFQPEKIGHQNGLQIMFQDAQRSQNLFVYHDSGQEIVNWFNAIRAARFAYLKTAFPMANDSELSPRITRNYLKEGYMEKTGPMQRETFRKRWFILDGQERKLLYFKTKLDAVELGAVFIGPETLGYSAAKIAPRGTRGNRWKFGVTMETPDRQFVFMCEREREQGEWLEALKVIISKPMLPQDYATEANLRRRR; translated from the exons ATGTCAATTCAAGACCGAAACAAGAAAATTCTTATGGATTTGGTCCAACTGCCTGGTAACAACACATGTGCCGACTGCGGAGCCCCAG ATCCAGACTGGGCATCTTGTAGTCTGGGCGTCTTTGTGTGTCTGGACTGTTCTGGCTTCCACCGAAGCCTGACCAGCATGAACCGCGTCAAGTCCATTCGACTGGATTTCTGGGATGATGAAATGGTGAAG TTCATGAAGACCAATGGGAACGAGGCGGCCAAGATATTCTATGAGAGAGATGTGCCACCGTTCTACTACCGTCCTCAGCAGAAAGACAGTGC CGTTTTGAGGGATCAGTGGATAAAAGCCAAGTACGAGAGGCAGGAATTCACCGGGGACAACCGCCACCGCCAAGAAATCTACTCCTCAG GGTTCTATGAAGGCAGACTGTGGAAGAAAGCCAAGGACAATGGACAGTTCTTGAAAAGAAAGTTCACACTTTCTGACTCTGACTTTACCCTGAAGTActacaccaaagatgat CTACCCAGGGCaataatttcaattaaaagccTGAATGCTACCTTTCAACCTGAGAAGATCGGACACCAGAACGGACTCCAGATCATGTTCCAGGATGCGCAGCGGTCTCAAAACCTGTTTGTGTACCACGACAGCGGCCAG GAGATCGTAAATTGGTTTAATGCCATTCGAGCTGCCCGATTTGCCTACCTGAAGACAGCATTCCCCATGGCCAACGACAGTGAG TTAAGTCCCAGGATAACTAGGAATTACTTGAAAGAAGGATACATGGAAAAGACGGGTCCCATG CAACGAGAAACCTTCAGGAAACGGTGGTTCATCCTGGATGGACAGGAGAGAAAGCTGCTCTATTTTAAAACAAAGCTG GATGCAGTGGAGCTGGGGGCTGTGTTCATAGGCCCCGAGACCCTTGGTTACTCAGCAGCAAAAATAGCACCCAGGGGAACCCGGGGGAACCGGTGGAAGTTTGGGGTGACCATGGAAACGCCGGACCGGCAGTTCGTGTTCATGTGCGAGCGGGAGCGGGAGCAGGGCGAGTGGCTAGAGGCGCTGAAGGTCATCATCTCCAAGCCCATGCTGCCGCAGGATTACGCGA
- the adap2 gene encoding arf-GAP with dual PH domain-containing protein 2 isoform X1 — translation MSIQDRNKKILMDLVQLPGNNTCADCGAPDPDWASCSLGVFVCLDCSGFHRSLTSMNRVKSIRLDFWDDEMVKFMKTNGNEAAKIFYERDVPPFYYRPQQKDSAVLRDQWIKAKYERQEFTGDNRHRQEIYSSGFYEGRLWKKAKDNGQFLKRKFTLSDSDFTLKYYTKDDLPRAIISIKSLNATFQPEKIGHQNGLQIMFQDAQRSQNLFVYHDSGQEIVNWFNAIRAARFAYLKTAFPMANDSELSPRITRNYLKEGYMEKTGPMQRETFRKRWFILDGQERKLLYFKTKLDAVELGAVFIGPETLGYSAAKIAPRGTRGNRWKFGVTMETPDRQFVFMCEREREQGEWLEALKVIISKPMLPQDYARTSFQRRCSFHTRQ, via the exons ATGTCAATTCAAGACCGAAACAAGAAAATTCTTATGGATTTGGTCCAACTGCCTGGTAACAACACATGTGCCGACTGCGGAGCCCCAG ATCCAGACTGGGCATCTTGTAGTCTGGGCGTCTTTGTGTGTCTGGACTGTTCTGGCTTCCACCGAAGCCTGACCAGCATGAACCGCGTCAAGTCCATTCGACTGGATTTCTGGGATGATGAAATGGTGAAG TTCATGAAGACCAATGGGAACGAGGCGGCCAAGATATTCTATGAGAGAGATGTGCCACCGTTCTACTACCGTCCTCAGCAGAAAGACAGTGC CGTTTTGAGGGATCAGTGGATAAAAGCCAAGTACGAGAGGCAGGAATTCACCGGGGACAACCGCCACCGCCAAGAAATCTACTCCTCAG GGTTCTATGAAGGCAGACTGTGGAAGAAAGCCAAGGACAATGGACAGTTCTTGAAAAGAAAGTTCACACTTTCTGACTCTGACTTTACCCTGAAGTActacaccaaagatgat CTACCCAGGGCaataatttcaattaaaagccTGAATGCTACCTTTCAACCTGAGAAGATCGGACACCAGAACGGACTCCAGATCATGTTCCAGGATGCGCAGCGGTCTCAAAACCTGTTTGTGTACCACGACAGCGGCCAG GAGATCGTAAATTGGTTTAATGCCATTCGAGCTGCCCGATTTGCCTACCTGAAGACAGCATTCCCCATGGCCAACGACAGTGAG TTAAGTCCCAGGATAACTAGGAATTACTTGAAAGAAGGATACATGGAAAAGACGGGTCCCATG CAACGAGAAACCTTCAGGAAACGGTGGTTCATCCTGGATGGACAGGAGAGAAAGCTGCTCTATTTTAAAACAAAGCTG GATGCAGTGGAGCTGGGGGCTGTGTTCATAGGCCCCGAGACCCTTGGTTACTCAGCAGCAAAAATAGCACCCAGGGGAACCCGGGGGAACCGGTGGAAGTTTGGGGTGACCATGGAAACGCCGGACCGGCAGTTCGTGTTCATGTGCGAGCGGGAGCGGGAGCAGGGCGAGTGGCTAGAGGCGCTGAAGGTCATCATCTCCAAGCCCATGCTGCCGCAGGATTACGCGA
- the LOC111853208 gene encoding polycomb protein suz12-A-like produces the protein MAPQKHGSGSGTGVGCGAGGKANGGVYSSSAVVMSAVKKPKMELIQADHELFLQAFEKPTQIYRFLRTRNLIAPIFLHRTLTYMSHRNSRTNAKRKSFKVDDMLFKVEKMRGEQESHSFASHLQLTFTGFFHKVEKPSQNSENEQNSVSLEVLLVKVCHKKRKDVSCPVKQVPTGKKQVPLNPDTSQSKLGNYPSLVVSSNEFEPSNSHMVKSYSLLFRVSRPGRGELNGLANGEMENIDVNEELPCRKKRSSSHRVDEETTFVAQMTVFDKNRRLQLLDGEYEVSMQEMEDCPVSKKRATWETIQDGKWLPPFETFSQGPTLQFTLRWTDDISDRSTAPVAKPLATRNSDSVLPESRPGPLRPAQAVAVKDSVGTDVQTKKEQIILEPRQKLRIFYQFLYNNNTRQQTEARDDLHCPWCTLNCRKLYSLLKHLKLSHSRFIFNYVPHPKGARIDVSINECYDGSYVGNPQDIHSQPGFAFSRNGPVKRTPVTHVLVCRPKRTKPSLSEFLESEDGELEQQRTYISGHNRLYFHSDSCMPLRPQEMEVDSEDERDPEWLREKTITQIDEFTDVNEGEKEVMKLWNLHVMKHGFIADNQMNQACLLFVEKCGSYIVEKNLCRNFLLHLVSMHDFNLISVVTIDKAMVQLQEMQPECGSRARGPAEGEEPPDSKEEEAAALPAENGGRSPGADDSKLAKRQKL, from the exons ATGGCTCCTCAGAAGCACGGTTCCGGTTCGGGTACCGGTGTGGGTTGTGGTGCTGGTGGGAAAGCCAACGGCGGCGTGTATTCGTCCTCCGCTGTTGTGATGTCCGCAGTAAAGAAGCCCAAGATGGAACTGATTCAAGCCGACCACGAGCTCTTCTTACAGGCCTTTGAAA AACCAACACAAATCTACAGATTTCTTCGAACCAGAAATCTTATTGCG CCTATATTTTTGCACAGAACTCTTACATATATGTCCCACCGGAACTCTAGAACGAACGCCAAAAG GAAGTCTTTCAAAGTGGATGACATGCTATTCAAGGTGGAGAAGATGAGAGGAGAGCAGGAGTCACACAG CTTTGCATCTCACCTGCAACTGACCTTCACCGGATTCTTCCATAAAGTCG AAAAGCCATCGCAGAACTCGGAAAACGAGCAAAACTCTGTCTCCCTGGAAGTGCTTCTGGTCAAAGTCTGCCACAAAAAGCGGAAG GATGTAAGTTGCCCAGTCAAGCAAGTGCCTACGGGTAAGAAGCAGGTGCCTTTGAACCCCGACACCAGCCAATCAAAGTTGGGCAACTACCCCTCGCTGGTGGTGTCCAGCAACGAGTTTGAGCCCAGCAACAGCCACATGGTGAAGTCCTACTCCCTGCTGTTCCGGGTGTCGCGGCCTGGAAGGGGGGAGCTGAATGGTCTAGCCAATGGCGAGATGGAGAATATTG ATGTCAACGAAGAGCTTCCATGCAGGAAAAAGAGGAGCTCCTCCCACAGAGTAGATGAGGAAACCACTTTTGTTGCTCAGATGACGGTCTTTGACAAGAACAG ACGTCTGCAGCTGCTGGACGGAGAGTATGAGGTGTCCATGCAGGAGATGGAGGACTGTCCCGTCAGCAAGAAGAGGGCAACGTGGGAGACCATCCAGGATGGGAAG tggcTTCCTCCGTTTGAGACCTTCTCTCAGGGACCTACACTGCAGTTCACCTTGCGCTGGACGGACGACATCAGCGACCGCTCCACGGCGCCCGTGGCCAAGCCGCTGGCCACACGCAACTCAGACTCGGTGCTTCCAGAGAGCCGGCCCGGCCCGCTCAGACCTGCTCAGGCAGTAG CTGTTAAAGATTCTGTTGGCACAGATGTCCAGACAAAAAAAGAGCAGATTATACTTGAACCTCGACAGAAGCTTCGCATTTTTTATCAG TTCCTGTACAACAACAACACCAGGCAGCAAACAGAGGCCCGGGACGACCTGCACTGCCCTTGGTGCACGTTGAACTGCCGCAAGCTCTACAGCCTCCTCAAGCACCTCAAATTGTCTCACAGCCGCTTCATCTTCAACTATGTG cctcACCCCAAAGGAGCCCGGATAGACGTGTCCATAAACGAGTGCTATGACGGCTCCTACGTGGGTAACCCTCAGGACATCCACAGCCAGCCCGGCTTCGCCTTCAGCCGCAACGGACCCGTCAAGCGAACGCCGGTGACGCACGTGCTGGTGTGCAG GCCAAAACGCACTAAGCCCAGCCTGTCTGAGTTCCTGGAGTCGGAGGACGGAGAGCTGGAACAGCAGCGCACCTACATCAGCGGCCACAACCGGCTGTACTTCCACAGCGACAGCTGCATGCCTCTTCGGCCCCAGGAGATGGAGGTGGACAGCGAGGACGAGCGTGACCCCGAGTGGCTGCGAGAGAAGACCATCACG CAAATAGATGAGTTTACAGACGTCAACGAGGGTGAGAAGGAGGTGATGAAGCTTTGGAATTTACACGTGATGAAGCATGG TTTCATAGCCGACAATCAGATGAACCAGGCCTGCCTGCTCTTCGTGGAGAAGTGCGGCTCCTACATCGTGGAGAAGAACCTCTGTCGCAACTTCCTGCTGCACCTGGTCAGCATGCACGACTTCAACCTGATCAGCGTGGTGACCATAGACAAGGCCATGGTGCAGCTGCAGGAGATGCAGCCAGAGTGTGGCTCGAGGGCCAGGGGTCCTGCGGAGGGGGAGGAGCCGCCGGACTCCAAGGAGGAGGAGGCCGCTGCGCTGCCCGCGGAGAACGGCGGCCGCTCGCCTGGCGCGGACGACTCCAAACTCGCCAAGCGGCAGAAACTCTAA